From the genome of Malus domestica chromosome 04, GDT2T_hap1, one region includes:
- the LOC139195051 gene encoding uncharacterized protein, protein MSVGSYFTKLKGLWDARDALCTFLICTCGSVKELVAYLDTQKTMKFLMGLNDSYASVRNNTLLQDPLPTVNKAYSLVLWHEKQSEVTAGKASTQPDAAVFAVKNANRESEGEKGELKCNKTNHTAKNCQAHLKCAFCGWKGHTAEYCRKKKAAAEANFGAVLSKGNQAATCLTERKEMKFPFTAEECKQILSMLQNKSSSANHVSNPATHEELSGKAFSLNSHGKQSIWILDSGCTDHMIYDPDMFSTSRPVTNHTVELSNGSVAQVTHIGKVVLSPNLILENVLCVPYFKLNLVSISKCTWIYLMKHKSDARSLLVNFINMVDTQFDSKIKIIRSDNGPEFKLDNFYADKAHLPTPPVGPTPPPSPPDPTFLNPLPAEPTPLSSPSFTDLPSPSPLPAHSTPTPLLSPTPSPPPTSLAPRRSGRSTRPPAYLQDFHLETSLPSRTASSSSSNLVTCSEPTSFSQAVQIPQWRAAMKTEIAALQANGTWSLVPLPPHKRPIGCKWGYKVKLKADGTVERYKARLVAKGYSQVEGVDYWETFAPVAKMVTVHVLLSMASLRGWHLHQLDVNNAFLNGDLDEEVFMSLPSGFGRKGEHRVCQLHKSLYGLKQASRQWFIKLSTALKAAGFQQSRSGYSLFVRRRQDTFLVLLIYVDDVILAGNNLEDREHKVILG, encoded by the exons ATGTCTGTGGGATCTTACTTCACGAAGTTGAAGGGACTCTGGGATGCCCGTGACGCTCTATGCACTTTCCTGATCTGCACCTGTGGCTCAGTCAAGGAACTGGTTGCATATTTGGACACACAGAAGACTATGAAATTCCTCATGGGCCTCAATGACTCATATGCAAGTGTTCGCAACAACACCTTGCTGCAAGATCCTTTACCCACAGTGAACAAGGCATACTCCCTTGTTCTGTGGCATGAGAAGCAATCGGAAGTAACAGCAGGAAAAGCTTCGACACAACCGGATGCGGCTGTGTTTGCCGTGAAGAATGCCAACCGTGAATCCGAAGGAGAAAAAGGTGAGTTGAAGTGCAACAAGACAAACCACACTGCCAAAAATTGTCAGGCACACCTCAAATGTGCATTCTGTGGCTGGAAAGGTCACACGGCAGAATACTGCCGTAAGAAGAAGGCGGCGGCTGAGGCTAACTTTGGGGCAGTGCTTTCCAAAGGGAATCAAGCAGCGACGTGTTTGACAGAAAGGAAGGAGATGAAGTTCCCGTTTACTGCTGAAGAGTGCAAACAAATCTTGAGTATGCTGCAAAATAAATCCTCATCTGCCAATCATGTTAGTAATCCTGCAACCCATGAAGAACTCTCAGGTAAAGCTTTTTCACTCAACTCTCATGGCAAACAAAGCATTTGGATTTTAGACAGTGGCTGCACAGATCATATGATTTATGATCCCGACATGTTCTCCACCTCGAGGCCTGTCACTAATCACACAGTGGAATTGTCGAATGGATCCGTAGCACAAGTGACTCACATTGGCAAAGTTGTCTTGTCCCCCAATTTGATTCTTGAGAACGTTTTATGTGTCCCGTACTTTAAGTTGAATTTGGTTTCAATTAGCAA ATGCACATGGATTTACCTTATGAAACACAAGTCTGATGCTCGATCTCTTCTAGTTAACTTCATCAATATGGTTGACACTCAATTtgattccaaaattaaaatcatccgTAGTGATAATGGCCCTGAATTCAAACTTGACAATTTCTATGCAGATAAAG CCCACCTGCCTACACCTCCTGTTGGGCCTACACCACCACCCAGCCCACCTGACCCCACCTTCCTTAACCCACTTCCTGCCGAACCCACACCTCTGTCTTCTCCATCCTTCACAGATCTGCCTTCTCCTTCTCCGCTTCCCGCTCACTCGACCCCAACACCTCTTCTTTCCCCAACCCCGTCGCCCCCGCCTACCAGCCTAGCTCCGCGCCGCAGCGGTCGCTCCACCCGACCGCCTGCCTATTTGCAGGACTTTCATCTCGAGACTAGCCTCCCTTCCCGAACCGCATCCTCATCGTCTTCGAACCTGGTCACTTGTTCAG AACCCACAAGTTTCTCTCAGGCAGTCCAAATACCCCAATGGCGTGCTGCCATGAAAACTGAGATTGCTGCCTTACAAGCTAATGGGACTTGGAGCTTGGTGCCGTTGCCTCCTCATAAGCGGCCGATCGGTTGTAAGTGGGGGTATAAGGTGAAATTGAAGGCTGATGGCACAGTTGAACGCTACAAAGCCCGCTTAGTGGCCAAAGGCTACAGTCAGGTTGAAGGCGTCGATTACTGGGAAACCTTTGCCCCCGTTGCCAAAATGGTGACAGTTCATGTCCTTCTTAGTATGGCCTCTCTGCGTGGCTGGCATCTCCACCAATTGGATGTGAACAATGCGTTCCTGAATGGCGACCTTGATGAAGAAGTCTTCATGTCATTGCCTTCTGGTTTCGGACGAAAGGGGGAGCATCGGGTCTGCCAATTGCACAAGTCGTTGTACGGGTTAAAACAGGCATCTAGGCAGTGGTTTATCAAGCTGTCCACTGCCCTCAAGGCCGCAGGATTCCAACAGTCACGATCTGGCTATTCTCTCTTCGTTCGACGTCGTCAAGACACCTTCCTAGTGTtgcttatatatgttgatgatgttataCTGGCAGGGAACAATTTGGAAGATAGAGAACACAAAGTTATTCTTGGCTAA
- the LOC103433385 gene encoding cyclic nucleotide-gated ion channel 1-like: MMNSAEPIQKMDTSDNKSIDQTRSLSEEILELAKRSKESTLESTLSLFETFEYGRRKSDKRDGKDGSEWSIESTIAIMLQISYLIIVMVYIGPMLVDPLFLYVPIINENIKCLALDEKLKKTAIVLRSIIDVPYLYNTILHVLSVLQALRSTDRNSYWWREAGRLFHPEFLLHNILPVLPIPQIVILIFLPKMRGSRSLNGMKFLNLLILLQYVARACPIFTFCKNYNKSTRELSNNIAMRKKIWIPGLLNFIMYILASHVLGAFWYFFSIQREIDCWISTCRSENECDLSTLQCDNTTFRNITFLHDLCPTNPPNPVVFDFGIFLNTLQSGIVGTTDFPQKFLMCFSWGLRNLSSFASNLNTSTYAWETVFVIFISMSGLVLFIYLLGHLQTFMQATTRTYRIRLRKKVIFQQIRFMLSEYRIPDNLPNPDSREPVAEAIWELVREALEKDEDLPVKNIFSLLPNELKEHIKNHLFLAKLKKVRGLENKDGEVLKKIMGYLEPVNYADGSYIIREGEPLDRMLFITQGSVLTYKTTIGGGSGSSSIIRRDFYGEELIGWAKAYNSLSDFPISAKTVKSRTEVEVFVLMADHLQLVVSEFRTQSNREIPQPADSAPVQISIS; this comes from the exons ATGATGAACTCTGCTGAACCAATTCAAAAAATGGACACCTCCGATAACAAGTCAATCGACCAAACAAG GTCGTTAAGTGAGGAAATTTTAGAGCTTGCAAAGAGATCAAAGGAATCAACACTAGAATCAACATTATCATTATTTGAAACGTTTGAGTATGGAAGGAGGAAGTCTGATAAGAGAGATGGAAAAGATGGATCAGAGTGGTCAATAGAGTCAACAATTGCAATAATGTTACAGATATCGTATCTGATCATCGTGATGGTTTATATTGGCCCTATGCTTGTGGACCCTTTGTTCTTGTATGTTCCTATCATCAATGAAAATATCAAGTGTCTCGCGTTGgacgaaaaattaaaaaagacaGCTATTGTTTTGCGATCAATTATAGATGTCCCTTACCTATATAATACCATCCTTCATGTGCTGTCTGTGTTGCAAGCATTGAGATCTACGGACAGGAACAGTTACTGGTGGAGAGAAGCAGGTCGGCTTTTTCACCCAGAATTCCTACTTCATAACATTTTACCTGTTCTTCCTATTCCACAA ATcgtaattttaattttccttcCGAAAATGAGGGGCTCAAGATCGTTGAATGgaatgaagtttttgaacttACTTATTCTATTGCAATATGTTGCACGAGCTTGTCCAATATTCACATTCTGTAAGAACTATAACAAGTCAACACGTGAACTTAGCAACAACATTGCTATGAGAAAGAAAATATGGATTCCAGGTCTATTAAATTTCATCATGTACATCCTTGCTAGCCAT GTACTCGGGGCATTTTGGTACTTTTTTTCTATTCAACGAGAGATAGATTGTTGGATTTCTACTTGTCGAAGTGAAAATGAATGTGACTTAAGTACTTTGCAATGTGATAATACTACGTTCAGAAATATCACATTTCTACATGATTTATGTCCAACAAATCCACCAAATCCAGTGGTATTCGATTTTGGCATATTCCTAAACACTCTCCAGTCTGGCATAGTGGGAACAACAGATTTTCCTCAAAAATTCTTGATGTGTTTCTCATGGGGCTTACGAAATCTAAG TTCTTTTGCTTCAAATCTCAACACTAGTACCTATGCATGGGAAACCGTCTTCGTAATTTTTATTTCGATGAGTGGCCTAGTACTATTCATATATCTGCTTGGACATTTGCAG ACATTTATGCAGGCAACTACCAGAACATATAGGATACGGCTGAGGAAGAAAGTCATATTTCAACAAATACGTTTCATGTTATCTGAATATCGCATCCCTGATAACCTTCCGAACCCTGATTCCCGTGAACCTGTAGCTGAGGCGATTTGGGAATTAGTAAGAGAAGCGCTTGAAAAGGACGAAGATCTTCCTGTGAAGAATATCTTCTCTTTACTTCCTAATGAACTTAAGGAACATATTAAGAACCATCTCTTCTTGGCTAAACTAAAGAAA GTGCGAGGGCTTGAAAACAAAGATGGAGAAGTGTTGAAAAAAATCATGGGATATCTTGAGCCAGTTAACTATGCTGATGGTAGCTATATTATTCGAGAGGGGGAGCCACTGGATAGGATGCTTTTCATCACGCAGGGCAGTGTACTTACCTACAAGACTACTATTGGCGGAGGAAGTGGCTCGTCAAGCATTATACGTCGTGATTTTTATGGAGAAGAACTTATAGGTTGGGCAAAGGCATATAACTCCCTTTCCGACTTTCCCATCTCAGCCAAAACTGTCAAGTCCCGCACTGAAGTTGAAGTCTTTGTTCTCATGGCTGACCATTTACAGCTTGTTGTCTCTGAATTCCGGACGCAGTCCAACAGAGAGATCCCCCAACCAGCGGATAGTGCTCCTGTGCAAATAAGCATCTCTTAG